The genomic DNA CTTCCACACCAACAGCCGGAAGGTCTTTGAGTACCTCTCCCGCTTCACCGAGTGGCGGCCCTACTTCCACCGGGTGCGGGCGGTGGTGGAAGGAAAGGAGATCCCCTTGCCCTTCAGCCTCGCCTCCCTAAGGGCCCTCTTCTCCGAGCGGGTGGCGGACCGTCTGGAGGAGAGGCTCGTGGCCCGGTTCGGCTACGGGGCCCGCGTGCCCATCCTACGCCTGAGGGAGGAGGAGGACCCTGAGTTGCGGTTCCTCGCGGACTACGTGTACAAGCACGTCTTTGAGGGGTACACCCTGAAGCAGTGGGGGATGCGCCCGGAGGAGCTATCCCCCTCGGTGACGGCACGGGTGCCGATACTGGTGAGCTACGACACCCGCTACTTCCAGGATACGTACCAGGCCATGCCCAAGGAGGGCTACACGGCGCTTTTCCGGCGGATGCTTGCCCACCCCAACGTCCAGGTGCTCCTCCAGGCGGACTGGCGGCAAGTGGAACAGGAGGTGCGGTACCGCTACCTTATCTTTACGGGTCCTATAGACGAGTTCTTCGGTTACCTCCACGGGCCTTTGCCCTACCGGTCCCTGCGCTTCCGGCTGGAAGGCCAAGGGAGGCCGTGGGCCCAGGAGGTGGGGACGGTGAACTACCCCAACGAGCACGCCTACACCCGGGTGACGGAGTTCAAGCACCTTACGGGGCAGGACTACCTGCCCCACACCACCTTGTGCTACGAGTACCCGGAGGCCTACGAGCCTGGGCGGAACGAGCCCTACTACCCGGTGCCGCGGGAGGAGAACGAGGCGCGGTACCGGCTGTACCTGGAGGAGGCGAGGAGGCTTAAGGGGGTGTACTTTGCCGGGAGGCTTGGGGACTACCGGTACTACAACATGGACCAGGCGGTGGCCCGGGCCCTGAAGCTCTTTGAGGAGGTGGCACAATGCGGTTGAACGTGGCTATTGGCACGTGGGGGCCTTTGCGCTCCAACTCCGGCGGGCCTAATCGGGTGGCCTATGATCTTTTGAGGGGTTTGCTGAGTGTGGGGGGTAGACGGCTACAGTTGCACTTTGTCGATGTTGGCAAGGGAGTTGTACATGCTCTACATGGGTTGGATGACCTTGCAGGTTTCCTCTCCCAGGAGGGTTCGGGGGCCAACAGAAGTGGGTTGAATGTGAGTAGCTTTGTGAAGTTCTGGATTGCGAGGATGCCTGAGGAGAGGTTGCGTAGTTTTCTGGTTGGTTTGGCTTACGGGGTAAGGGGTTCGGGTCCCAGTTCGTTCTCGGGGTGTTGGTTCGAGTCTGGCATCCTTCACTTGCACGGTATTGGTTGGCGGGGGATATCCTCACTTCTCGCATTAGATCGGCGTCAAAAAATTGTTTGGACTGAGCATAGTAAGGGTAGTGCGCTGCGCGAGTGGGAGATGTTATATGGGACATCTTTTGTGAAGGTTTGGGGAGCGAAGGTCAAGGATGCTTACGAGGTGCTTCTTCAGAGGGCTGATAGGATCATTTTCCCAAGCAGGGGTGCGTTAAAATTGTTTGAGGATTATACCGGTTGGACTATCCCTTCTGGGCGTCTAAGGATTATCCACAATGGTATTGAGGACCCCCTTCATGCTTTGCTGGACTGCTCTCCGAGTGTACCTGAGAGAGGCCTTTTTGTTACCGTGGCCCAGCATGTTCCGGAGAAGGGCCTCGACTGGGTACTTGAAGGGCTAGCCTTGGTTAAGAGGCCTTGGCGCTGGGTGGTGGTGGGGGAGTTTACACCCTGGACAGCCTATCTGGAGGGTTTGGTTCGACGGTATCGCTTGGAAAGCAATGTTAGCTTCGTTGGTCCTTTACCCAGGAGGGAGACTTTGGCCTGGGTGGCGAGGAGCGAAGCGGTGATTCATGCGCCGAGGGTGGCGGTTTTTGATCTCGCTTTATTGGAGGCTATGGCGTTGTCAAAACCGGTGCTTGCGACCCCTGTAGGTGGGAACGTGGAGGCGCTTGGGGAAGGTTATCCCTTGTTCGTGCGGGCCCCCGAGCAGCTTGCGCGGTTTATTGACGATGAGGGTTCAATGGATC from Thermus sp. LT1-2-5 includes the following:
- a CDS encoding glycosyltransferase family 4 protein, with the protein product MPEERLRSFLVGLAYGVRGSGPSSFSGCWFESGILHLHGIGWRGISSLLALDRRQKIVWTEHSKGSALREWEMLYGTSFVKVWGAKVKDAYEVLLQRADRIIFPSRGALKLFEDYTGWTIPSGRLRIIHNGIEDPLHALLDCSPSVPERGLFVTVAQHVPEKGLDWVLEGLALVKRPWRWVVVGEFTPWTAYLEGLVRRYRLESNVSFVGPLPRRETLAWVARSEAVIHAPRVAVFDLALLEAMALSKPVLATPVGGNVEALGEGYPLFVRAPEQLARFIDDEGSMDLFASAGEGNRKRFVGEYTLSAMVERYLSLYEELC
- the glf gene encoding UDP-galactopyranose mutase, yielding FHTNSRKVFEYLSRFTEWRPYFHRVRAVVEGKEIPLPFSLASLRALFSERVADRLEERLVARFGYGARVPILRLREEEDPELRFLADYVYKHVFEGYTLKQWGMRPEELSPSVTARVPILVSYDTRYFQDTYQAMPKEGYTALFRRMLAHPNVQVLLQADWRQVEQEVRYRYLIFTGPIDEFFGYLHGPLPYRSLRFRLEGQGRPWAQEVGTVNYPNEHAYTRVTEFKHLTGQDYLPHTTLCYEYPEAYEPGRNEPYYPVPREENEARYRLYLEEARRLKGVYFAGRLGDYRYYNMDQAVARALKLFEEVAQCG